In a genomic window of Tripterygium wilfordii isolate XIE 37 chromosome 8, ASM1340144v1, whole genome shotgun sequence:
- the LOC120003315 gene encoding cell number regulator 6-like — MAEGGMNSKYVKLTKDQVAPLEDIRPGELNQPIEVPQLALRKCNECGQALPENFEPPSNEPWTTGIFGCTEDTESCWTGLFCPCVLFGRNIENLREDTPWTTPCICHAVCVEGGIALAVATAVFHGIDPRTSFLLCEGLLFAWWMCGIYTGLVRQSLQRKYHLKNSPCDPCMVHCCMHWCALCQEHREMKGRLSDNFAMPMTVVNPPPVQEMKSASEDRDSAPSTEHGTTLEMQAL; from the exons ATGGCGGAGGGTGGTATGAATTCGAAGTATGTTAAGCTGACAAAGGATCAAGTTGCGCCGTTGGAGGACATTCGTCCAGGAGAGCTCAATCAGCCCATCGAGGTTCCTCAG TTGGCTCTTCGGAAGTGCAATGAATGTGGCCAGGCTTTACCCGAAAACTTTGAGCCGCCCTCGAACGAGCCTTGGACAACTGGAATCTTCGGCTGCACTGAAGACACTGAGAGTT GCTGGACAGGATTATTTTGCCCCTGTGTTCTCTTTGGTCGTAATATTGAAAACTTGAGAGAAGACACCCCATGGACTACGCCATGCATTTGCCATGCTGTTTGTGTTGAAGGTGGCATTGCTCTGGCTGTAGCAACAGCAGTCTTCCATGGTATTGACCCAAGGACTTCGTTTCTCCTTTGTGAGGGCTTGTTATTTGCTTGGTGGATGTGTGGCATATACACTGGTCTTGTGAGGCAATCCTTACAAAGGAAATACCATCTCAAG AACTCACCATGTGATCCATGCATGGTGCACTGCTGCATGCACTGGTGTGCCCTGTGCCAGGAGCACAGGGAGATGAAGGGGCGTCTATCAGATAATTTTGCCATGCCAATGACCGTTGTCAATCCTCCACCTGTTCAAGAAATGAAGTCTGCTTCCGAAGACCGGGATTCTGCTCCATCCACTGAACATGGCACCACTTTGGAGATGCAGGCTTTATAA